A single window of Debaryomyces hansenii CBS767 chromosome F complete sequence DNA harbors:
- a CDS encoding DEHA2F05654p (some similarities with uniprot|Q04632 Saccharomyces cerevisiae YML071C COG8 Component of the conserved oligomeric Golgi complex (Cog1p through Cog8p) a cytosolic tethering complex that functions in protein trafficking to mediate fusion of transport vesicles to Golgi compartments and similar to CA0131|IPF13402 Candida albicans IPF13402 unknown function) has product MSGILLDTLSEDLDPTLAEFLKSNSELRQISEQYLVDLLINDDLLCTDTYTTTSKSSNTDVSNVEGQPRTLTEEIAELDSQQREIKMQLASITNNNRDLIIDISKDLTSIREDVNSGFDKEINSMIKILDMENSNGEKFEIPENERLNNTMITYNSILSNIDSVLDLLELPTLCKVCILQGNYQESLEISILVQTLVIRFPNLKIFQNIHYQVEQELKLMVKGLIKLLNTNLKQNNILKIFQILNKLDLLNYNTSSAISSSVNVTSNKKLQKDKFLKIVYLNARFKFIINELSNLTPLLKFNKLTYLKRYIEIYREFIFNSLSIYHAIFNFSPASNDIDIKHEEDNLLISQFIKNLASLLAEELKKYLPELIAPSEKDDNIDKQTQKDGLILQIIYLCQSLAKYNVDFESLITWELCYRNNSILSEEDWLKNMAKVKKFRA; this is encoded by the coding sequence ATGTCAGGAATATTGTTGGACACACTCCTGGAGGATTTAGATCCAACTTTAGCGGAATTTCTTAAATCTAATTCCGAATTACGACAAATATCGGAGCAGTATTTGGTAGACttattgattaatgatgatttacTATGTACGGATACGTATACAACTACCAGTAAGAGTTCGAATACTGATGTTTCTAACGTAGAAGGTCAACCAAGGACCTTGACGGAGGAAATTGCAGAATTGGATCTGCAACAGAGAGAAATAAAAATGCAGCTAGCATCCATAACGAATAACAATAGAGATTTGATTATCGATATAAGCAAAGACTTGACTAGCATCCGAGAAGATGTCAATTCAGGgtttgataaagaaattaattcgATGATAAAGATTTTGGATATGGAAAATTCTAATGGGGAGAAGTTTGAAATTccagaaaatgaaagattGAATAATACAATGATCACGTATAATTCGATATTATCGAACATTGATTCAGTTTTGGACTTACTTGAGCTTCCAACCCTCTGCAAAGTTTGTATATTACAAGGAAATTATCAGGAATCTTTAGAGATATCAATATTGGTCCAGACATTAGTCATTAGGTTCCCgaatttaaaaatattccAGAATATACATTATCAAGTAGAACAAGAGTTGAAACTAATGGTAAAAGGTCTAATCAAACTACTCAATACAAACTTGAAACAAAAcaatatattaaagattttccagattttgaataagcTCGatcttttgaattataataCTTCTTCTGCTATATCGTCTTCAGTAAATGTTACATCAAATAAGAAGTTGCAGAAGGACAAATTTTTAAAGATAGTATATCTTAATGCAAGATTCAAGTTCattataaatgaattatcgAATTTGACTCCTTTActaaaatttaataagcTAACATACTTGaaaagatatattgaaatttatagAGAGTTCATTTTTAActcattatcaatttatcaCGCAATTTTTAACTTCTCACCAGCATCCAATGATATAGATATAAAACATGAAGAAGacaatttgttgataagtcagtttatcaagaatttggCTTCCTTATTGGCcgaagaattaaagaaatatttacctGAGCTTATTGCACCTAGCGAGAAggatgataatattgacaAGCAGACGCAAAAAGACGGATTAATATTACAAATAATTTACCTTTGTCAATCATTGGCTAAGTATAATGTTGATTTCGAAAGCCTCATAACTTGGGAATTGTGTTATcgtaataattcaatacTTTCAGAGGAAGATTGGTTAAAGAATATGGCCAAAGTTAAGAAATTCAGAGCATAG
- a CDS encoding DEHA2F05676p (some similarities with uniprot|Q08562 Saccharomyces cerevisiae YOR191W RIS1 Member of the SWI/SNF family of DNA-dependent ATPases plays a role in antagonizing silencing during mating-type switching contains an N-terminal domain that interacts with Sir4p and a C-terminal SNF2 domain and similar to CA4382|IPF8576 Candida albicans IPF8576) — protein MASDEPSQNIINLSSDDDEEVDENVSLKDIQINGHEIHERGNNQDWRQANSNSNTTHINQPPKRQRLDSLYSNNGPFRSPSKQGNDLSHIGNSNHIQQRQLYPKTLPNAVLDRTVFGPRSVSSNTTIQNHPRQSEPQSIPKNNLIQNQYMQADPQSIPNNNTIQYQSRQADPQEDVIILSSEDEDMDSDGDIMILDAEEASRIGKFKTSSFERNANRSSRDMGNYEAPANTGPYYSVPAVNPNEMHVTYNNPAPVPHFTKDDGPEVEKLNFQRAQETLEENVRRKDELLYKHEQLTSDFTKSSRQANELLQHLTLLQSHLKREEIQENRDENTILSLKNEISFKGAEYHNFRRSKDATATSLSGIASKLSWLTVSIRDAKSRIHNYGKHRNGVNIIDNPFVLNNNSGRNNSDYENESIMNNPFGNIPGFSANVYSDNDQQHLQNLLNNIRPDEELDEEGLSLTPSELAITLLKHQRMGLAWLLRMEESKSKGGILADDMGLGKTVQTIALIMAHKSDDDNRKTNLVIAPVSLLRQWAAEIESKIKPNAQIKIAIYHGSVKKNLRTFNSLKKYDVVLTSYGTLSSEWKKHYQGPLEEARLSRNQNVIPDLDAGGTSYTSPFFATDAVFYRIILDEAQNIKNKSAIASKASYCIKGIHRFCLSGTPIQNNVEELYPILRFLRIKPYNDESKFRSDIVLPIRSKSSGYDDFDKKKSMQKLRALLRAILLRRSKNSLIDGKPILSLPDKLVTEDTVQMEDEELTYYRELEQGIQKKAKTLLASEKLGSTSSILTLLLRLRQACCHSFLVEMGRMKAAESEATKTLITRDWKSMYVNIQKFDEDTINRIRNEVHQGNLLKGENEGESNTNSDEDLFTCPICYDVLGYESIVLFSGCGHMICNNCIENFFERFETGDGSEGNRLASCFSCSKSIKENELIDYNMFHMIHQEGYDRDKIAEFYNINYSSNGKTTNMQKIRQLIQENKGFTPSAKMEKCMHLIKDVLENYPDEKIIIFSQFLSLFDLMKLVLANEKIPFLRYDGSMSLDEKNSTIKQFYQGSTKVLLISLRAGNVGLTLTCASHVIIMDPFWNPYVEEQAMDRAHRIGQQRDVRVHRILTEGSVEGRIMTLQNEKKEIISGALDEKGMKSVSKLGRQELGFLFGLNELR, from the coding sequence atggcATCTGATGAGCCATCGcagaatataataaatctttcttctgatgatgacgaagaagtGGATGAAAATGTTTCACTTAAggatattcaaattaatggGCACGAAATACATGAAAGAGGTAATAACCAAGATTGGAGACAAGCGAATAGCAACAGTAACACCACACACATAAATCAGCCTCCTAAGCGACAGAGACTTGACTCTTTGTACCTGAATAACGGCCCGTTTAGATCGCCGTCAAAACAAGGCAATGATTTAAGCCATATTGGTAATTCAAACCATATTCAACAACGCCAGTTATATCCTAAGACACTTCCAAATGCCGTATTGGACCGGACAGTATTTGGACCACGGTCAGTGCTGAGCAATACTACTATCCAAAACCATCCCAGGCAATCAGAGCCTCAATCAATACCgaagaataatttaatcCAAAACCAATACATGCAAGCAGATCCACAATCTATTCCtaacaataatacaattCAATACCAATCCAGGCAAGCAGATCCACAAGAGGATGTAATCATTCTCAGTAgcgaagatgaagatatggATTCAGATGGAGATATTATGATATTGGACGCTGAAGAAGCGTCGCGTATAGGAAAGTTCAAGACATCATCATTCGAAAGAAATGCAAACAGGTCATCCAGAGATATGGGAAACTATGAGGCACCAGCCAATACTGGCCCATACTATTCAGTACCAGCCGTAAATCCTAATGAAATGCATGTTACATATAACAACCCAGCTCCGGTTCCACATTTTACGAAAGATGATGGTCCGGaggttgaaaaattaaacttCCAAAGAGCACAAGAAACCCTAGAAGAGAATGTAAGGCGAAAGGATGAGCTCCTATATAAACATGAACAACTCACCTCAGATTTTACAAAAAGTCTGAGACAAGCTAACGAATTATTGCAACATCTAACTTTGCTACAAAGCCATTTAAAAAGAGAAGAGATCCAAGAAAACAGAGACGAGAATACAATTTTGTCtcttaaaaatgaaatttcattcaaaGGCGCTGAATATCATAATTTTAGGCGTAGCAAGGATGCAACCGCCACCTCTCTAAGCGGTATTGCTTCTAAACTATCATGGCTAACTGTTTCTATACGAGATGCCAAATCACGTATCCATAATTATGGAAAACATAGAAATGGTGTTAATATTATCGATAATCCATTTGTTCTTAACAATAATTCTGGTAGAAATAATTCAgattatgaaaatgaatcaataatgaataatcCATTTGGAAATATACCTGGTTTTTCGGCCAATGTATATTCGGATAATGATCAACAGCATCtccaaaatttattaaataatataagaCCCGACGAGGAGTTGGATGAAGAAGGATTATCACTCACTCCATCTGAATTGGCTATTACGTTATTAAAACACCAAAGAATGGGTCTTGCCTGGTTATTAAGAATGGAAGAATCTAAATCAAAAGGTGGAATTTTGGCTGACGATATGGGTCTAGGAAAAACCGTGCAAACGATTGCATTAATTATGGCCCATAAATCAGATGACGATAATCGTAAAACAAATTTGGTAATAGCGCCAGTGTCTTTGTTGAGACAATGGGCAGCTGAAATAGAATCTAAGATAAAACCTAATGCTCAAATCAAAATAGCCATATATCACGGTTCagtgaaaaaaaatctCCGTACATTCAATTCgttgaaaaaatatgaCGTAGTTCTAACCTCATATGGTACATTATCATCTGAATGGAAGAAACATTACCAAGGTCCGTTAGAGGAAGCTCGTCTTAGTCGGAACCAAAATGTGATCCCTGATTTAGATGCGGGAGGAACAAGTTATACTTCACCTTTTTTTGCGACTGATGCTGTTTTCTATCGAATAATTCTAGACGAAGCCcagaatataaaaaataaaagtGCAATTGCTTCTAAAGCACTGTATTGTATAAAGGGAATCCATCGTTTTTGCCTATCAGGAACACCTATCCAAAACAATGTTGAAGAGCTTTATCCTATTTTGAGATTTTTAAGAATCAAACCTTATAATGATGAAAGCAAATTCCGAAGTGATATAGTTTTGCCCATTAGATCTAAATCTTCTGgatatgatgattttgacaagaagaagagtaTGCAAAAGTTAAGGGCGTTATTGAGAGCCATTTTATTAAGACGCTCGAAGAACTCTTTGATAGATGGAAAGCCTATTTTGTCTTTACCCGACAAGCTTGTCACGGAAGATACAGTTCAAATGGAGGATGAGGAATTAACATACTACAGAGAACTAGAACAAGGAATTCAGAAAAAAGCTAAAACTTTATTGGCAAGTGAAAAGTTAGGTTCGACATCTAGTATTttaactttattattaagatTAAGGCAAGCTTGTTGTCACAGTTTCTTAGTTGAAATGGGGAGAATGAAGGCCGCGGAATCTGAGGCTACCAAGACCTTAATTACCAGAGATTGGAAATCAATGTATGTCAACATTCAGAAGTTTGACGAAGATACCATTAATAGAATTAGAAATGAGGTACATCAAGGGAATTTACTAAAAGGCGAAAATGAGGGAGAATCTAATACTAATagtgatgaagatttgttTACTTGCCCTATCTGCTATGATGTCTTGGGTTATGAAAGCATTGTTTTGTTTTCTGGTTGTGGCCATATGATATGTAATAATTGTATTGAAAACTTTTTCGAAAGGTTTGAAACTGGAGATGGCTCTGAAGGAAACCGACTCGCGTCTTGTTTCTCGTGTTCAAAGTCAATCAAGGAAAATGAGCTAATTGATTATAACATGTTCCATATGATTCATCAGGAGGGCTATGATAGGGATAAAATTGCAGAATTTTATAACATAAACTATTCTTCTAATGGTAAGACAACGAACATGCAGAAGATACGTCAATTGATACAAGAGAATAAGGGATTCACGCCATCTGCTAAAATGGAGAAGTGCATGCATTTGATAAAAGATGTCTTGGAAAATTATCCagatgaaaaaatcatcattttctcACAATTTTTAAGTTTATTCGATTTGATGAAACTTGTTCTAGCTAATGAGAAAATCCCATTTTTGAGATATGATGGTTCTATGTCtcttgatgaaaaaaatagtACTATTAAGCAATTTTACCAAGGATCTACTAAagttttattgatttcattgAGAGCTGGTAATGTTGGTTTGACCTTAACCTGTGCGTCACATGTTATTATAATGGATCCTTTTTGGAATCCATATGTTGAGGAACAGGCAATGGATCGGGCTCATAGAATTGGTCAGCAAAGAGATGTTCGTGTACATAGGATCTTAACAGAAGGTAGCGTTGAAGGGCGTATCATGACTTTACAGAAcgagaagaaagaaataattaGCGGTGCACTCGATGAAAAGGGAATGAAATCTGTTAGCAAGCTAGGTAGACAAGAGTTGGGGTTCTTATTTGgtttaaatgaattgagGTAA
- a CDS encoding DEHA2F05632p (similar to uniprot|P32366 Saccharomyces cerevisiae YLR447c VMA6 H+-ATPase V0 domain 36 KD subunit vacuolar singleton), producing the protein MEGIFFNVDYGYVEGVVRGYRSGLLGNNQYVNLTQCDNLEDLKLQLSATDYGNFLASHSGPLSTSIMQDNLSKKLFQQFQYLKSQASGKLIRFLDFISYGYMIDNVSLMITGTLHERDRSEILSKCHPLGWFDTLPTLSIATDIESLYNTVLIDTPLAPFFKDCLTADDLDDLNIEIIRNRLYKNYLEAFVNFIEDEFTSPDKEIMTNLLNFEADKRVINISLNSLNNPDLTAENKLSLFPSYGRLYPTYHSKLSEIDDVEQLKAIVDSIGEYKDLFSEAPDSNSGGSKNLEDWFYLLEMQYCKNAFTQQFTLSTIWAWLRSKEQEIRNITWIAECIAQNQKNRIDNYISVY; encoded by the coding sequence ATGGaaggaatatttttcaacgtTGATTATGGTTATGTTGAGGGAGTAGTGAGGGGTTACAGAAGTGGTCTTTTAGGTAATAATCAGTATGTTAACTTAACACAATGTGATAATTTAGAAGACTTGAAATTACAGTTATCGGCTACTGACTATGGTAACTTTTTGGCATCTCATTCGGGACCATTATCAACTTCGATCATGCAAGACAATTTGTCCAAAAAATTGTTCCAACAATtccaatatttaaaatcaCAAGCATCAGGTAAATTAATTAGATTTTTAGATTTTATCAGCTATGGCTATATGATAGATAATGTATCATTGATGATCACAGGAACATTGCATGAAAGAGACCGTTCGGAGATCTTATCCAAATGTCATCCATTAGGATGGTTTGATACGTTGCCTACATTATCAATCGCAACAGATATCGAAAGCTTGTATAATACAGTCTTGATTGATACGCCGTTGGCGCCGTTCTTCAAGGATTGTCTTACGGCTGATGACTTggatgatttgaatattgaaattataaGAAATCGTTTGTACAAGAATTACTTAGAAGCATTTGTCAACTTTATCGAGGACGAATTTACTTCACCAGACAAAGAAATAATGACGAActtgttgaattttgaaGCTGATAAGAGagtcattaatatttcactCAATTCGTTAAATAACCCAGATTTGACTGCTGAAAACAAACTATCTTTATTCCCAAGCTACGGGAGATTATACCCAACCTATCATTCTAAATTATCCGAAATCGATGACGTAGAACAATTGAAGGCTATCGTCGATTCCATTGGTGAATATAAAGACTTGTTTTCTGAAGCACCAGATTCCAACTCTGGAGGCTCCAAAAATTTGGAAGATTGGTTTTACTTACTCGAAATGCAATATTGTAAAAATGCATTCACCCAACAATTCACCTTATCTACCATTTGGGCTTGGTTAAGGTCgaaagaacaagaaataaGAAACATTACATGGATTGCTGAATGTATCGCTCAAAACCAAAAGAATAGAATCGACAACTATATTTCtgtttattga
- a CDS encoding DEHA2F05698p (similar to uniprot|P39742 Saccharomyces cerevisiae YLR292C SEC72 Non-essential subunit of Sec63 complex (Sec63p Sec62p Sec66p and Sec72p)), with amino-acid sequence MNVALGYDAKTKKISLPDEAEKLVPSLKLEVDQLNTLTSELIANGADVPAPPTQENFNKDMTKMIRKLYEGGVQAFKQGKFQESAKQFTIGIDMICRRHKFEAFQGTLQELSLFLMSRADAYLKTKNYLGAFNDADMLLGMMMCTPDNFLRRGVANYFLGNYEAARADYQRGLAFDEDNERLVTELEICLDKILEENGDYL; translated from the coding sequence ATGAACGTAGCATTAGGATACGACGCTAAGACCAAAAAGATATCTTTACCAGATGAGGCAGAGAAGTTGGTTCCTTCGCTCAAATTAGAAgttgatcaattgaatacGTTGACCAGTGAGCTTATAGCTAATGGAGCCGATGTACCAGCACCACCAACACAGGAGAATTTTAATAAGGACATGACAAAGATGATCAGAAAATTGTACGAAGGAGGTGTTCAGGCATTCAAGCAGGGAAAGTTCCAAGAATCTGCTAAACAATTTACCATTGGAATCGACATGATATGTAGAAGACATAAATTCGAAGCATTCCAGGGCACTTTGCAAGAGCTCAGCTTATTTCTTATGAGTAGAGCGGATGCTTATTTAAAGACTAAAAACTACTTAGGTGCATTTAATGACGCTGATATGTTACTTGGAATGATGATGTGCACACCTGATAACTTCTTGAGAAGAGGAGTAGCCAACTACTTCTTGGGTAATTACGAAGCGGCTAGAGCGGATTACCAAAGAGGATTAGCgtttgatgaagataatgaaagaCTTGTAAcagaattagaaatttgTTTAGATAAGATTCTTGAGGAAAATGGTGAttatctttga
- a CDS encoding DEHA2F05610p (weakly similar to uniprot|P48581 Saccharomyces cerevisiae YOR368W RAD17 Checkpoint protein involved in the activation of the DNA damage and meiotic pachytene checkpoints) yields MSDESLDFQKSSGTSGNGVSSSPFTFTASTNQVSHLADVFSSITSINSQALMIITTNGIIIYSEYNHICNVQLSIDPSLFGTYNFYSENNTSSSQNNEELRLGVDISLISDAFIAAASSSVSKSKTKATANNGNTVTANGSVDNQVCYITYNGEGYPLVIEFEDSLMSEKIEFLTFYLDMTYPYDVSNSQEEEEEEQYNLVINHSEIQFEVILKSDVFTNLLKDLQQINTIDLFMFISNEMRQLGSNRQNSKKSRKSGPLYLDKQFNFISKGPIGHSKLIFPNEKTILEKLNIYGMDHDDSEMKPINTSLISCYNFGNFSKIFKAVKLSIKCKIMKDLSGILSIQLLCKNPQLTNYSGTLITFNMLESTTIVDKFDKNEEPEEFERFHLNNIFEDESYEYIKDYNDKNPKRVPMPNIESTNIQEYEELGNEKDEPPILSYASFRNNSKSATSNNVQINETIYEEDKNGNNKKRKKEIESAKDSDKDVKTVGSAIEIPLFL; encoded by the coding sequence ATGTCCGATGAATCATTAGACTTCCAGAAATCTTCAGGAACTTCTGGAAATGGCGTTAGTAGTTCACCTTTTACGTTTACTGCATCAACAAATCAAGTATCACATTTAGCAGACGTATTCTCATCGATAACATCGATTAATTCCCAGGcgttgatgataataacaacaaatggtataataatatactcCGAATATAACCATATATGTAATGTACAGTTATCTATTGATCCATCCTTATTTGGGACTTATAACTTTTATTCTGAAAATAACACCAGTTCCCtgcaaaataatgaagaattaagaCTCGGTGTCGATATAAGCTTAATAAGTGATGCATTTATTGCAGCAGCGTCATCTAGCGTGTCAAAAAGCAAAACAAAGGCTACAGCAAATAATGGTAATACAGTAACAGCTAATGGTTCTGTAGATAATCAAGTGTGTTATATAACATACAACGGTGAAGGATATCCCTTGGTTATAGAATTCGAAGATAGCTTAATGAGTGAAAAGATAGAGTTCTTGACGTTTTACCTTGATATGACGTATCCCTATGATGTATCCAACagtcaagaagaagaggaagaagaacagTATAACCTAGTCATTAATCACAGtgaaattcaatttgaagtaatattgaaaagtgACGTATTTACGAATCTACTTAAAGATTTGCAGCAGATAAATACTATTGACTTGTTCATGTTTATTTCGAATGAAATGAGACAGTTAGGCTCAAATAGacaaaattcaaagaaaagcCGAAAATCTGGTCCATTATATTTGGATaaacaatttaatttcatatcTAAAGGGCCAATTGGTCATctgaaattaatatttccaaATGAGAAAACTATACtagagaaattgaatatatacGGTATGGATCATGATGACTCCGAAATGAAACCTATAAACACTTCATTGATTTCCTGTTAtaattttggtaatttcaGTAAGATTTTCAAAGCAGTGAAGCTTTCAATCAAAtgcaaaataatgaaagattTATCTGGTATATTATCTATTCAATTACTTTGTAAAAATCCACAACTAACAAACTACTCAGGTACTTTAATAACTTTCAATATGCTAGAATCCACGACAATCGTcgataaatttgataagaaCGAGGAACCAGAAGAATTCGAAAGATTTCACCTCAACAACATTTTTGAAGACGAGTCATACGAATATATAAAGGATTACAATGATAAAAACCCTAAAAGGGTTCCTATGCCTAATATCGAATCtacaaatattcaagaatatgaagaacTTGGCAACGAAAAAGATGAACCACCTATATTATCATATGCTTCGTTCCGTAATAATTCAAAGCTGGCTACGAGCAATAATGTacaaattaatgaaacGATTTATGAGGAAGATAAGAATGGAAATAATAAGAAGCGCAAAAAGGAAATAGAATCCGCTAAGGATAGTGATAAGGATGTCAAGACCGTTGGTAGCGCTATTGAAATTCCACTCTTTTTGTGA
- a CDS encoding DEHA2F05588p (weakly similar to CA0879|IPF19542.5f Candida albicans IPF19542.5f unknown function) encodes MDESSTSLSSSMSMSSSQPRQLIESNYKLALKFFMNKNFSKSYEIIKKLYQNSFGQFASDIISEQLFIKILNLYLTEIGLFIDKANQDTNFNLERNERQEVITTLTQDQILDELYKIYNDDINAIPSEILYNLFLIYYINGAIITNAGNLKLKFDKLYYQFDYSSRLEDVYLKKLIDLYVFQVLPDNENFDDASSIVSENPIFSSQIEESLSRLSNIRVTKVKKQQEEEEKEKEKQQKLNEKKKREQQNQKELKDRQNLTYKSLNQIKQSSGKVDSSKKDDGTARESNSGYDIASLRQKVLYSLNFSKNYIKTNSPLILLIILLLFISSRYLKVRKINVMERLKSTLQMAFKISYL; translated from the coding sequence ATGGATGAATCCAGTACATCGCTAAGTAGTTCTATGTCTATGTCTTCGTCGCAACCGAGGCAGCTAATTGAAAGTAACTATAAGTTGGCATTAAAGTTCTTTATGAACAAGAATTTTAGTAAATCCtatgaaataattaaaaaattatatcaaaatagCTTCGGGCAGTTCGCTAGTGACATTATAAGTGAACAATTGTTCATTAAGATTTTAAATTTGTACTTGACAGAGATAGGGTTGTTCATAGATAAGGCTAACCAAGATACGAATTTTAATTTGgaaagaaatgaaagaCAAGAAGTAATTACAACTTTGACTCAAGATCAAATATTAGACgaattatacaaaatttataatgatgatattaatgcAATACCCTCTGAAATATTGTACAACTTATTCCTTATCTACTACATTAATGGAGCTATAATTACAAATGCGggaaatttgaaattaaaattcGACAaactttattatcaattcgACTATAGTTCAAGACTAGAAGAtgtttatttgaagaagctAATCGACTTATACGTTTTCCAAGTCTTGCCAGACAACGAAAACTTTGATGATGCAAGCTCGATAGTCAGTGAAAACCCAATATTTCTGTctcaaattgaagaatcatTGAGCCGCTTGAGTAACATAAGAGTCACCAAAGTTAAGAAACAACaggaagaagaggaaaaagaaaaagaaaaacaaCAGAAATTAAATGAGAAGAAAAAGCGTGaacaacaaaatcaaaaagagCTAAAGGATAGACAAAACCTCACTTATAAATCCTTAAaccaaataaaacaatCTTCGGGAAAAGTAGACTCATCAAAGAAGGATGATGGAACTGCTAGAGAATCAAATAGTGGTTATGATATTGCTTCTTTAAGACAAAAGGtattatattctttgaaCTTCTCGAAGAATTACATTAAAACCAATTCTCCTCTAATCTTGTTAATTATCTTATTACTATTCATTTCATCAAGGTATTTAAAGGTAAGAAAAATTAACGTTATGGAAAGATTGAAACTGACCCTACAAATGGCATTTAAAATTAGTTATTTATGA